The genomic interval TTCCTATATACGTTGCTTTTAATTTTTTTTGTTCATTTGAATATATACAATCTGATATAAACCTTGTTATAAGATATTGAACTGCTCCTGTTAAAAGTTGAGAAAAAATGAAAGAATATACTATTCCTGTCATAAAAAGATTTCTCTCTCCTCTTGATAAAATATACTGTTTCCCAATAAACATAAGAATATTTAAAGTTATAACGGTTATTAACCATGGGCCTACTCCGATAAGAGCCGAATAGGCCATAGCCTTTATATCTTGAAAGGTATTATTATCGTCTGAAAATAGATTTTTTAATTCAAATCCTATTCCTGCCATATTACTACTCTCCTAACTCTTTATATAATCTTTTGTACGAATCTATAAACTGTTTCTTTGAATAGTATTTTTTTACTATCTCTTTTCCATTTTTACCCATCTCTTTTATTTTTTCTCTATTTTGAAAAAGTGAAACTATAGAATCCCCTAAATCTGAGTATGAAGTTGGTGGAACAATTATTCCAGCCTCACCCTCAGGCTTTTCTTTTAAAATTTCTCTACAATTCCCTACATCTGTAGCTATAAATGGTATTCCACAAGCTAATCCTTCTAAGATACTAAGAGGTTGTCCTTCTGAAATTGATGTAAGCATTAAAAAATCTAAAAATTTATAATATTCTTTTACATCTGCTCTACCAGTAAAAATAACATAATTTTTTAAATCCAAATTTTCAACCAATTCTAAACATTCATTATAATATTCTTCATTTTCTTCTATTGGTCCTATTAAAAAAAGTTTTGTATTTCTAAGTTTAGGTAATGCCATTTTAAATCCTTTTAGCATCATTTTCACGTCTTTTATTGGTACAACTCTTAAAACTGAACCTATATTAAATCCTTCTCTTTTTTCTCTAATAACTTTTTCATAAGCCTCAATATCAATACCATTTGGAATCACTTCACATTTTTTAAAATTTGCCCCATTTTCAATTTGTAGTTTTCTATTATATTCAAATAAAGATATTATTTTGTCACATCTATCATAAGTTAATCTCGATAAAAAATAAAAAAAATCTATCCAAATTTTTTTAAAATCTTTCTCTATCCATTTAGCTCCAATAACTTCCTCTTCTCTTTCACGAGGATAAATTCCGTGTTCTGTTAAAAGTAACGAGCCTCCATTTTTAAGCTTTGCAACTACTGATATATACCCAGAGTACCCCGTTGCCACAGGATGGTATATATCTGCTTTAGGTAAAGTTTCTTGAGATAGAGAAATCATATTCAAAAATATATTTCTATATGTCCAATAAAAAGTATTAAAACCTATTTTACTATAATTCTCATTATAATATTTTAATAAACTATTCCAAAAACTTTTATTAATTATTATCTCTAATGGATTACCATATTTTTTATCTGATATTTTTTCTATAATTTTTATGACTTCTTCAGAGTTAGTATTGTTAAAATTTAAAATTTTCTCTATATCTCCCTCTAATTTTTTGAAATCAAATCTATTTTTTAAAACTTTAAATGGTGAAATTTCATAGTTTTTATCTAAAACTATATTTTTAATTTCTATTATATTTTTAGGTATTTCATATTTTATTTTTGCAAAATCCAAATTTGGTATTATACATACAATGGAAAATGTATGTTCCTCATTAGATTTTACTAATTCTTGAATCCATGAGGAAACTCCACCTACAACATATGGATAAGACCCTTCACATATCAAACAGATTTTTGCCATCTTCTAACCTCTTTCAACATTTCATTATTATTTAAATCATAATAATATTTTTCTATAAACTCTACTGTAGTTTGATCCAAGCTCTCATTTTTTATAATATCTTCAATAAGTTTATCGCATTCCATATAATTTTTCATATCTTTATATATATTTAAAAGATTATATTTATCTCTAGACTCTATCTCCTTTTTAGATTTTACATAATATATATACTTTTTTTGATAAAATTCTAAAATTTCTCCAATTAAAAGTCCGGACGTACAGTAATCGTAATATACTTCACAAATTTCATTTAAATTCTTTAGATTAGTTTTTTCTTTTATTAATTTTTGAAAATTTTCATCAATTTTATTTATCTCTGTTGCAGCATAGTGAATAACTTCGATATCTTCATCCCATAAAGCTTTTTTTAGAACTTCAATCTTAAATTTTAAATTTTGCGTTTCAAATCCAATTAAAAAATTTTTCTTTTCTACTGGAGTTCCAACAGCTAAAATATCATAAGCTCCTATTAAATTGAGATCAATAGAACTATTTACTATTATCTCTTTCTCTTCATTTAAAATATATTTTTCTAAATCTTCATTTATTTCAATCTCGCTTTTAAAGTAGTCTCTAAAAAATAAAAATTGATTTATTAAAATCATACAATAACCAATTACAGGAAAAATTAAAATTAAGATGTCAAATTGCTTTTCTCCTGAAATTAATTTATTTAAATATATAAAAATTAAAGATAATGAGAAGTGGCAAATCCAAAAGTATGATCTAAAACTTAAAACTTCATTTTTAAAATTATAAAATATTAGACTATCTAATATAAGAAATACACTTATAAATAATATATATTTTATTTTCATTATAAGTCCTCCAATATTATTTTAACTTCCGGCTCTTTTACTGTCACAATATAAAAAGATTCATTTTCACTAGTACTTATAAATTTAAAATCTCCACCTAAGACTTTAACTATTTTTTTATTCTTTACTTTAAAATGTGAATCAAATTTTCCTCTATAATTTTTTATATTTACCAATACCATATTATCTTTTCTTTCATATTCTACTTCGATATTTTCTATAATACTATAATCATATGTCATTTCACTTTGAATTTGTGATTTTAAAACTGGATAATTACTATTTACAGTTGAAAATATCTTTTCAAACTCTGCCTTTAACTCTTCCCAAGATTTTCCATTTCCTCTTTCTTTATCCATAATATCATCTGGATGTATAAAATGAGAAAGATACCCATACGCTCCAATAGCATTATATATTTGCCAAATAATTGTATCTGTATAAAAAAAACCTGAAGACATTCTAGGAAGAGAATATATATCCTTAAAATCTGGATCTCTTCCTACTTCTTGTAAAAGTAATCCAGGTTCATGTTCTCCATAAAAAATTCCACAAAATGCTTTTAATTTAGTAAATGTTTCAACTATTGCTTTTTTTCCACTTACAGGTAATAAGTTACTTGGTGCAACATAACTATAGATATTAAAATTTTCTCCATAAATATTTTTTATCTCATCTTTTGCTACTATTAATCCTTTTTTCATTGCATCAATACTTTCCCAAGGAGTATACCCATAGTCCTCATAATCAATCTCTTTTTTCAAACCTAAAGAATAGTGATTATATCCATGTAATCCTAATTCTCCACCTACTGACTTTAACTCTCTTCCTCTTTTACTAAGATCGTCGAATGTCTTTTTACCAACTTTAACTATTTTATCTTTAATAGTTAAATCATTATATTCTATTATAATAAATCCTGTCATTTTTAACCTTTGTCTTTCTGCAATTCCCATCATATCTTGCCACCAAATAAGATTAAAAAATTCTGAAGTATTCATTCCATATTCTTTTTTTATAATTTCATTTTGAACTACTGGAATTGGTGAGGGAAAATCATCAATTTGAAGTATTTTAGAATTTAAAATCGGAAAAAATGTAACATCCTCCACATAAGCTATAAGTTGTTTCATTATTCCTCTGAAAATTTTACCTTGAAATAGTGTAGTATTACTAAAAAATATTTTCCCCTCTCCATATTTTCTAATCCACATTAGTGGTTCATTAGTATCTGTTGTTGCTATTACATCTATATCTTTTTTTAGATCCATCTTTAGTCCAGAACTACCAAAAATAATACTTCCTGGTTTCAACTCTTTTAATCCTGGAAATATATCCTTTTTTAGATTGAAACTTTTAGTTTCAATAAATTCTCCTATTTTTTCTATACCAGCCATTTGATTAAATGGACTTCTATATGATCTTTGAGTTATAAATAAATTTCCACCCTTTTCAATTTTATTTTTTATTCCTAAAAAATTTTCTTTTAATAATCCACTATAGTTTTCTACTGCTAAAATTATTAAACTATATTCCGAAAAATCTAATACTTCATCTGTAGAAATTGAAATAGAATCATACTTAACTTTTGAAAAATTAAAAATTTCTTCTAAACCATTCTTTATATCTTGACTTCCTTCACTTCCATCTCCATATAAAATAAGATATTTTTCAGGTTTTTCTATTTTTAAATTTCCAGATATTGGATCAGGAAGATTAAAATTATAAATTTGCTTTAAATTAAATAAATCTTCTAAATTTTTTATCCTTAACTCTTGAAAAAAGAATACTGTTATTAATACTAAACCTAATATATATTTAGATTTCATCTATTTCAACTCCTGGAATAATTTCAGATACTCTTTTCATTAGAACTTCCTTACTCTCTTTATTAGCATTTACAAAAAGGAATTTTATAGCTTCATTACTCATTCCAACAACATCTATATCTCTCACTTTTCCTTTCAATTTTTCATTCAACTCTTTTGGAGTAATTCCTGGATTTTCACCCTCTAAGGCTATATATTCAGATCCAAATAATTTTTTTCTTTTTTTATCCTCTTCTAATATATATGAAAAATATTGTAAATTATATATTCTTGTATTCTCGTATGAATTTTTTAATGTTTCAATCTCTGCCTTATCAAAAGCATTTACTAAAGCGTTATTTATCCATTGACTGATTACCTTAAAAAGTTCTAATAAATATTTCTCTTGATTTCCATATTTTAATCTTTCTATATTTATAATTCCAACAACCTCTTCTCCTTTTAAAATTGGAGCTACATAGACAGGATTTTTTATATTTAAATCTCTATTTCCTTCAATAGTTTCTTTATTTTTTAAAACTTTAGAATAAATATCACCTTCTTCTACAACTATAAAATTTGGAATTATACTATTTCCAATTTTTACTCTTGCTCTAAAGGTATTTCTTTCTTTATTATAAATATAAATTGAAACTACATCACTTCCTAAAAAATCTGTTAATATTTCTAAAATCTGAGTAAATATTTTTTCCACATTTTTAGTTAATATTGAAGATGTTATTTGATGCAAAGTTAAAATGCTCTCTTTACTTCCTACTATTCTACTTTTTAATCTTTCATTTATATTTACTAACTCTAAATTTTTCTCTCTTTGATTTTTATTTTTCTCTTCTAATATTTTATTTTCATCCTTTAATTCATCTATTTTTTTTCTAAGATTATCTGAAAATCTTCCAAGAGATAAAGCAATAAAAAAGAAAATTAATACAAATTTATAATAATTAAAATCTAAAAAAAAGACTACTATATCATTTCCTAGCTGATAATATGCAAGCATATAAAATAATGAAGCTATTATAACTGTTTGTAGACTAATATAAACCCCATATTTTAATGCCATTAT from Cetobacterium somerae carries:
- the pelF gene encoding GT4 family glycosyltransferase PelF, which codes for MAKICLICEGSYPYVVGGVSSWIQELVKSNEEHTFSIVCIIPNLDFAKIKYEIPKNIIEIKNIVLDKNYEISPFKVLKNRFDFKKLEGDIEKILNFNNTNSEEVIKIIEKISDKKYGNPLEIIINKSFWNSLLKYYNENYSKIGFNTFYWTYRNIFLNMISLSQETLPKADIYHPVATGYSGYISVVAKLKNGGSLLLTEHGIYPREREEEVIGAKWIEKDFKKIWIDFFYFLSRLTYDRCDKIISLFEYNRKLQIENGANFKKCEVIPNGIDIEAYEKVIREKREGFNIGSVLRVVPIKDVKMMLKGFKMALPKLRNTKLFLIGPIEENEEYYNECLELVENLDLKNYVIFTGRADVKEYYKFLDFLMLTSISEGQPLSILEGLACGIPFIATDVGNCREILKEKPEGEAGIIVPPTSYSDLGDSIVSLFQNREKIKEMGKNGKEIVKKYYSKKQFIDSYKRLYKELGE
- a CDS encoding GAF domain-containing protein, producing MKKKFILSIVESILYCLGVYLIFFYFSDFKSDFLNMNMQPLAIIIGIMALKYGVYISLQTVIIASLFYMLAYYQLGNDIVVFFLDFNYYKFVLIFFFIALSLGRFSDNLRKKIDELKDENKILEEKNKNQREKNLELVNINERLKSRIVGSKESILTLHQITSSILTKNVEKIFTQILEILTDFLGSDVVSIYIYNKERNTFRARVKIGNSIIPNFIVVEEGDIYSKVLKNKETIEGNRDLNIKNPVYVAPILKGEEVVGIINIERLKYGNQEKYLLELFKVISQWINNALVNAFDKAEIETLKNSYENTRIYNLQYFSYILEEDKKRKKLFGSEYIALEGENPGITPKELNEKLKGKVRDIDVVGMSNEAIKFLFVNANKESKEVLMKRVSEIIPGVEIDEI
- a CDS encoding DUF2194 domain-containing protein, which produces MKSKYILGLVLITVFFFQELRIKNLEDLFNLKQIYNFNLPDPISGNLKIEKPEKYLILYGDGSEGSQDIKNGLEEIFNFSKVKYDSISISTDEVLDFSEYSLIILAVENYSGLLKENFLGIKNKIEKGGNLFITQRSYRSPFNQMAGIEKIGEFIETKSFNLKKDIFPGLKELKPGSIIFGSSGLKMDLKKDIDVIATTDTNEPLMWIRKYGEGKIFFSNTTLFQGKIFRGIMKQLIAYVEDVTFFPILNSKILQIDDFPSPIPVVQNEIIKKEYGMNTSEFFNLIWWQDMMGIAERQRLKMTGFIIIEYNDLTIKDKIVKVGKKTFDDLSKRGRELKSVGGELGLHGYNHYSLGLKKEIDYEDYGYTPWESIDAMKKGLIVAKDEIKNIYGENFNIYSYVAPSNLLPVSGKKAIVETFTKLKAFCGIFYGEHEPGLLLQEVGRDPDFKDIYSLPRMSSGFFYTDTIIWQIYNAIGAYGYLSHFIHPDDIMDKERGNGKSWEELKAEFEKIFSTVNSNYPVLKSQIQSEMTYDYSIIENIEVEYERKDNMVLVNIKNYRGKFDSHFKVKNKKIVKVLGGDFKFISTSENESFYIVTVKEPEVKIILEDL